In a genomic window of Candidatus Marinarcus aquaticus:
- the lysA gene encoding diaminopimelate decarboxylase — protein MSINFKELANKYGTPYYVYDFDYITNQYNELKTAFKARKSLIAYAVKANSNLSVIKHLANLGAGADCVSIGEVKRALKVGIEPYKIIFSGVGKTDDEIRQALEFGILMINVESAAELDRVEVIAKELGKVARISIRINPNIDPKTHPYISTGLHENKFGVDIDTAKRMYIQCKNSDNLEPTGIHCHIGSQLTQLQPIKESVQIIADLVRNLAAIKIELSFIDIGGGLGIIYDDEKLIDTNEYAQTVLETMFGLDITVVCEPGKFIVGNSGTFITKVLYEKVNGEKRFVIVDGAMNDLIRPSLYNAYHKSEVLNDNKEFSACNLVGPVCESGDFFAKNVQLPKTQHNDLVAIYSAGAYGFSMSSNYNTRGRVAEIAVENGEDRLIRKRETFEDLITLEEEFIK, from the coding sequence ATGAGTATTAATTTTAAAGAATTAGCAAATAAATATGGTACACCTTATTATGTATATGATTTTGATTATATTACAAATCAATACAATGAATTAAAAACAGCTTTTAAAGCTAGAAAATCATTAATTGCTTATGCTGTAAAAGCAAACTCAAATTTGAGCGTAATAAAACATTTGGCTAATCTTGGTGCAGGCGCAGATTGTGTGTCTATTGGTGAAGTTAAAAGGGCTTTAAAAGTTGGTATTGAACCATATAAAATCATTTTTTCAGGTGTTGGAAAAACAGATGATGAGATTAGACAGGCTTTAGAGTTTGGAATTTTAATGATCAATGTAGAGAGTGCTGCTGAGTTAGACAGAGTTGAAGTTATAGCAAAAGAGCTAGGAAAAGTAGCAAGAATCTCTATTCGAATTAATCCAAACATTGACCCCAAAACACATCCATATATCTCAACAGGTCTGCATGAGAATAAATTTGGTGTAGATATTGACACGGCAAAACGAATGTACATCCAGTGTAAAAACTCTGATAATTTAGAACCAACTGGTATACATTGTCATATAGGTTCGCAATTAACACAGTTACAGCCAATAAAAGAATCAGTACAAATTATTGCTGATTTAGTAAGAAATCTTGCTGCAATTAAAATTGAACTCTCTTTTATAGATATTGGTGGTGGGTTAGGTATCATATATGATGATGAAAAACTTATTGATACAAATGAATATGCTCAAACTGTTTTAGAAACAATGTTTGGTCTTGATATAACTGTTGTTTGTGAACCAGGAAAATTTATTGTTGGGAATTCGGGTACTTTTATAACAAAAGTATTATATGAGAAAGTAAATGGTGAAAAAAGATTTGTTATTGTTGATGGAGCTATGAATGATTTGATTAGACCTTCTTTATACAATGCATACCACAAAAGTGAAGTTTTAAATGATAATAAAGAGTTTAGCGCTTGTAATTTAGTTGGTCCAGTTTGTGAGAGTGGAGATTTTTTTGCAAAAAATGTACAGCTTCCTAAAACACAACACAATGACTTAGTAGCAATTTATAGTGCTGGAGCTTATGGATTTTCAATGAGTTCTAACTATAATACAAGAGGAAGAGTTGCTGAAATTGCTGTTGAAAATGGTGAAGACAGACTTATAAGAAAAAGAGAGACGTTTGAAGATTTAATCACTTTAGAAGAAGAGTTTATTAAATAA
- the dxs gene encoding 1-deoxy-D-xylulose-5-phosphate synthase, with product MNLHDKKLKELEEVCASIRERIIDVVSRNGGHFSSTLGAVELTVGMHYVFDVNRDPFIFDVSHQCYPHKLLTDRWESFETIRQFNGLSGFTKPKESHKDYFVAGHSSTSISLAVGAAKSIALKKEDRMPVVMIGDGSMTAGMVYEALNELGDRKYPMVIILNDNEMSIAKPIGAISKHLSKLLAGKLYQNFKEKVDRMIRNHFPEGTTYLAKKIEESMKLITPGIIFEEMGVDYIGPIDGHDLEEVISTLKLAKSMKKPVIVHAKTVKGKGYKVAEGHHEHWHGVGPFDVESGEFIKKSAAKSATAVFAESLLELAHKHDNVVGVTAAMPSGTGIDKLIAAYPERFWDVAIAEQHAVTSMAAMAKEGFKPFVTIYSTFLQRGFDQIIHDVCLMDLPVVFAIDRAGIVGNDGETHQGAFDVSFLRFIPNMILCAPRDNETLKMAIEYGYEAKSPCAIRYPRGAFASLNYKATPFITGKAELLKEGKSSKLFIGYGAGVSKALETENLHADDIAVLDLRFVKPLDKEMLCSLAKKYTNWYVFSDSQKQGGVASAILELLNDEKICVDLTTFEYDDHFIQHGDTKMVETSLELLPSQLVKKIK from the coding sequence ATGAATTTACACGATAAAAAGCTCAAAGAACTCGAAGAGGTATGCGCCAGTATCAGAGAACGTATCATAGATGTGGTCAGTCGTAATGGTGGACATTTTTCATCAACATTGGGAGCTGTAGAACTCACTGTAGGAATGCACTATGTTTTTGATGTAAACCGTGACCCTTTTATTTTCGATGTCTCTCATCAATGTTATCCTCATAAACTCTTAACGGATCGTTGGGAGAGCTTTGAGACAATTCGGCAATTCAATGGTTTAAGTGGCTTTACCAAACCCAAAGAGTCTCATAAAGACTATTTTGTAGCAGGACACAGTTCAACTTCTATTTCCTTAGCTGTGGGTGCAGCAAAAAGCATTGCACTGAAAAAAGAGGATCGAATGCCTGTTGTTATGATTGGCGATGGTTCAATGACAGCAGGAATGGTGTATGAAGCACTCAATGAGTTAGGGGATAGAAAATACCCAATGGTGATTATTTTAAATGACAATGAGATGTCCATTGCTAAACCTATTGGAGCAATCAGTAAACATTTAAGTAAACTATTGGCTGGAAAGCTCTATCAAAATTTCAAAGAGAAAGTGGATCGAATGATTCGAAACCATTTTCCTGAAGGTACCACTTATTTAGCTAAAAAAATTGAAGAGAGTATGAAACTCATCACACCTGGAATTATATTTGAAGAGATGGGTGTTGATTATATAGGCCCTATTGATGGTCATGATTTAGAAGAGGTTATCTCCACATTAAAATTGGCAAAAAGTATGAAAAAACCGGTGATTGTGCATGCTAAAACTGTCAAAGGAAAAGGATACAAAGTTGCTGAAGGGCACCATGAACATTGGCATGGAGTGGGGCCATTTGATGTTGAAAGCGGTGAGTTTATTAAAAAAAGTGCCGCAAAAAGTGCCACGGCAGTCTTTGCAGAGTCTCTTTTAGAGTTAGCACATAAACATGACAACGTGGTAGGAGTAACAGCAGCCATGCCAAGTGGAACAGGTATTGATAAACTCATTGCTGCGTATCCTGAGCGTTTCTGGGACGTTGCCATTGCTGAACAACACGCGGTTACATCAATGGCTGCTATGGCAAAAGAGGGCTTCAAACCTTTTGTAACCATTTATTCAACTTTTTTACAACGAGGGTTTGATCAAATCATTCATGATGTTTGCTTGATGGATTTGCCTGTAGTTTTTGCTATTGACCGAGCGGGTATTGTCGGAAATGACGGAGAGACACATCAAGGGGCATTTGATGTTTCCTTCTTACGATTTATTCCTAACATGATTTTGTGTGCACCACGAGACAATGAAACACTCAAAATGGCGATTGAATATGGGTATGAAGCAAAAAGTCCCTGTGCCATTCGATATCCAAGAGGTGCCTTTGCATCACTTAATTATAAAGCAACCCCGTTTATCACAGGAAAAGCAGAACTTCTCAAAGAGGGGAAAAGTTCTAAACTATTCATTGGTTATGGAGCCGGGGTTTCAAAAGCACTTGAAACAGAAAACCTGCATGCAGATGATATTGCTGTTTTAGATTTGCGTTTTGTGAAACCACTTGATAAAGAGATGCTTTGTTCTTTAGCCAAAAAGTATACCAATTGGTATGTCTTTTCTGACTCTCAAAAACAAGGTGGCGTTGCCAGTGCCATCTTAGAATTGTTAAATGATGAGAAAATATGTGTAGATTTGACCACCTTTGAATATGATGATCATTTTATTCAACATGGGGATACAAAAATGGTTGAAACTTCTCTAGAACTCTTACCATCGCAGTTGGTTAAAAAAATAAAATAA
- the pheA gene encoding chorismate mutase, with protein MNNEEGLKELRDKLDALDDKILDLINERMEVVHQVGVLKAHSGGAIYRPEREKEIIKRLEKRNNGLLNNAAIEALFLEIFAISRNLELPENIAFLGPEGSFTHQAAEMRFGAMSSYISIGSIKGVFREVSTKKAKFGVIPIENSSNGIVSDTINCLTNYNLKIIAEVILDIHHTLATTCDKVSDIKKIYSKDIAFEQCSKFLENFGLDEVEHIPIESTTKAAKLALAEPNAAAICSHVGAKMYSLPILFENIEDKDNNKTRFFIISDFENAQSGNDKTSILAKLPNTPGALVDFLSDFDKAGINLTKIKSHIVQGDSIFFIDFDGHKNDENVQTIFKKHEASIKFLGSYVKEADDI; from the coding sequence ATGAATAATGAAGAGGGTTTAAAAGAGTTACGTGATAAACTGGATGCTCTTGATGATAAAATCTTAGATTTAATCAATGAACGAATGGAAGTGGTTCATCAAGTGGGTGTTTTAAAAGCCCACAGTGGTGGCGCAATCTATCGACCTGAACGAGAAAAAGAGATCATCAAACGTTTAGAAAAACGCAACAATGGCTTACTCAATAATGCAGCCATTGAGGCTCTTTTCTTAGAGATATTTGCCATTTCTAGAAATCTTGAGTTACCTGAAAACATCGCTTTTTTAGGACCAGAAGGAAGCTTTACACATCAAGCTGCTGAGATGCGTTTTGGTGCGATGAGTTCTTATATTTCTATTGGTTCCATCAAAGGGGTGTTCAGGGAAGTGAGCACTAAAAAAGCAAAATTTGGGGTTATTCCTATTGAGAACTCTTCAAATGGAATTGTCAGTGACACCATTAATTGTTTGACCAATTACAATCTTAAAATCATTGCAGAGGTGATTTTAGATATTCACCACACCTTAGCAACAACATGCGATAAAGTGAGTGACATAAAAAAGATTTACTCAAAAGACATCGCGTTTGAACAGTGCAGTAAATTTCTAGAGAATTTTGGTTTAGATGAGGTGGAGCATATTCCCATTGAATCAACAACCAAAGCCGCCAAATTGGCTTTAGCTGAACCCAATGCAGCAGCTATTTGCTCTCATGTGGGTGCGAAGATGTACAGTCTGCCTATTTTGTTTGAGAACATTGAAGACAAAGACAATAATAAAACACGATTTTTTATCATCAGTGATTTTGAAAATGCACAAAGTGGCAATGATAAAACATCGATTTTGGCTAAATTACCAAATACTCCTGGAGCATTGGTGGACTTTTTGAGTGATTTTGATAAAGCAGGCATTAACTTAACAAAAATCAAATCACATATCGTGCAAGGAGATTCGATCTTTTTTATCGATTTTGATGGGCATAAAAATGATGAGAATGTACAAACAATATTTAAAAAACATGAAGCAAGTATTAAATTTTTAGGGTCATACGTTAAAGAAGCGGATGACATTTAA
- a CDS encoding HAD-IIA family hydrolase, with protein sequence MKGYFIDVQGTLIDDIERLPINGAIEFLETVNTQNIPYVVITNNTKHKSDEFLQSLKEKGLPVQTYTDPFSLLKANLPEHKVAAFGTQEFLNIVQSMGYELEYEQPEALLVSIKKEYTNEDYALMIECGLKANNLVGMHETSLYSKDGKRYPGVGAIMQMIKFAVNKEYKVVGKPSFTFYESARAMLGLKFDEITIISDDMIGDLVGAKNLKLKTCLVLSGKIKDENEILHTLNKSQHPDFICKDMAEVLEHFKKGEL encoded by the coding sequence ATGAAGGGATATTTTATAGATGTTCAAGGCACACTCATTGATGACATTGAAAGATTACCCATCAATGGTGCTATTGAATTTTTAGAGACAGTAAACACTCAAAATATTCCTTATGTCGTAATTACGAATAACACCAAACATAAAAGCGATGAGTTTCTACAAAGTTTAAAAGAAAAAGGCCTACCCGTACAAACCTATACGGACCCTTTTTCACTTTTAAAAGCCAATTTGCCTGAACACAAAGTCGCTGCTTTTGGAACACAAGAGTTTCTAAATATTGTGCAATCAATGGGATATGAGTTGGAGTATGAACAACCTGAAGCGTTGTTGGTCTCGATTAAAAAAGAGTACACCAATGAAGATTATGCGTTGATGATTGAGTGTGGATTAAAAGCCAACAATCTTGTAGGGATGCATGAAACCTCATTGTATTCTAAAGATGGAAAACGTTATCCTGGTGTAGGTGCTATTATGCAGATGATTAAATTTGCAGTGAATAAAGAGTATAAAGTGGTGGGGAAACCAAGCTTTACTTTTTATGAGAGTGCTCGAGCGATGCTGGGTTTAAAGTTTGATGAAATCACTATCATTTCAGATGATATGATAGGGGATTTAGTGGGAGCAAAAAACTTAAAACTGAAAACTTGTTTGGTCTTAAGTGGAAAAATTAAAGATGAAAATGAAATACTGCATACTTTAAATAAGAGTCAACACCCTGACTTTATCTGTAAAGATATGGCAGAAGTATTAGAACATTTTAAAAAAGGTGAACTATGA
- the hisC gene encoding histidinol-phosphate transaminase: MNFNSVLDDVKIYEAGKPIELVVREYGVKESDIVKLASNENPYGTSPKVAKRIAEISKNMFMYPDDSMYELKEGLASKFKVASNNIVIGSGSDQVIEFCVHAKCTKDSKVIMSKTTFAMYEIYAKQTGATVLKTPDDEHNLEQFSKLYKENGADIIFLCLPNNPLGECVDKEDVYNFLKEVSEETLVIVDGAYQEYAAFKDANKAIDPSDLIHTFPNAIYLGTFSKAYALGGMRVGYGIANAEIIKILHKLRPPFNISTLSLAAAIEALKDESFVQECIAKNFEEIGAYETYAKEKGLDYIPSYTNFITLKLPVEYISAQVAQELLEKGIIIRDLTSYGLNAIRITIGRKEQNKRVIALLDEVLNNLSKAKVFD; encoded by the coding sequence ATGAATTTTAACAGTGTTTTAGATGATGTAAAAATCTACGAAGCAGGAAAACCAATTGAGTTGGTTGTAAGAGAGTATGGCGTTAAAGAGTCAGATATTGTGAAACTGGCTTCCAATGAGAACCCATACGGAACTTCACCAAAAGTTGCAAAACGTATTGCAGAGATTTCAAAAAATATGTTCATGTACCCAGATGATTCTATGTACGAATTAAAAGAGGGATTGGCTTCGAAATTTAAAGTAGCAAGCAACAATATTGTGATTGGTTCTGGAAGTGACCAAGTCATTGAGTTTTGTGTGCATGCTAAATGTACAAAAGATTCGAAAGTTATCATGTCTAAAACCACATTTGCCATGTATGAAATCTATGCCAAACAAACAGGTGCAACCGTATTAAAAACACCGGATGATGAGCACAATTTAGAGCAGTTTTCCAAACTTTATAAAGAAAATGGGGCAGATATTATTTTCTTATGTTTACCCAACAACCCATTAGGTGAGTGTGTGGATAAAGAGGATGTGTATAACTTTTTAAAAGAGGTGAGTGAAGAGACACTGGTCATTGTAGATGGAGCGTATCAAGAGTATGCTGCATTTAAAGATGCTAACAAAGCGATTGATCCAAGTGATTTAATTCACACTTTTCCTAATGCAATCTATTTAGGAACGTTTTCTAAAGCGTATGCACTTGGAGGAATGAGAGTCGGGTATGGAATTGCGAATGCTGAAATCATTAAAATATTGCACAAATTACGACCGCCATTTAATATCTCAACGCTTTCATTGGCTGCAGCCATTGAAGCACTCAAAGATGAGAGTTTTGTACAAGAGTGTATCGCTAAAAATTTTGAAGAGATAGGTGCGTATGAAACCTATGCCAAAGAGAAAGGGTTGGATTATATTCCAAGTTATACCAACTTTATCACTCTGAAATTGCCCGTTGAGTATATCTCAGCGCAAGTTGCTCAAGAGCTTTTAGAAAAAGGAATCATCATTCGAGATTTAACCTCATATGGTTTAAATGCCATTCGAATCACCATTGGAAGAAAAGAGCAAAACAAAAGAGTAATTGCACTGTTAGATGAAGTATTAAACAACTTAAGCAAAGCAAAGGTATTCGACTAA